DNA sequence from the Marinilongibacter aquaticus genome:
CTTCCACCAATTTTGGTTGGAAAGCCTGAATACCCAAACGGTGCAATGTAGGAGCACGGTTGAGCAATACAGGGTGGCCTTTCAATACATTTTCGAGGATATCCCAAACTACCGCGTCTTTGCGGTCCACAATTTTCTTGGCCGATTTCACCGTTTTCACGATACCTCGCTCAATGAGTTTGCGGATAATGAACGGTTTGAAAAGCTCGGCGGCCATACCTTTTGGCAAACCGCATTCGTGCAATTTCAATTCGGGACCTACTACAATTACCGAACGACCAGAGTAATCGACACGCTTACCCAAAAGGTTCTGACGGAAACGACCTTGCTTTCCTTTCAACATATCTGAAAGTGATTTCAAGGCACGGTTACCGTCTGAGCGTACGGCGTTTACTTTTCTTGAGTTGTCGAAAAGTGAATCTACCGCTTCCTGAAGCATACGTTTTTCATTACGCAAAATCACTTCAGGAGCTTTGATCTCGAGCAAACGCTTCAAGCGATTGTTTCGGATAATTACTCTTCGGTACAAATCGTTCAAATCGGAGGTAGCAAAACGACCGCCATCCAAAGGCACCAAAGGACGCAATTCTGGCGGAATCACAGGCACCATTTTCACGATCATCCATTCGGGACGGTTCTCGATACGTGTATTGGCTTCACGCAAAGCTTCCACGATTCTCAAGCGTTTCAAGGCTTCGGCCTTTCTTTGCTGAGAGGTGTCTGTGGCAGCTTGGTGACGCAATTCGTACGATAGGCTGTCCAAATCCAAACGTGCCAAAAGCATTTCCAATGCTTCTGCTCCCATTTTGGCGATGAACTTCTGCGGGTCGTCATCCGGCAACATCTGGTTTTCGCGTGGCAATTTATCCACGATGTCGAGGTATTCCTCTTCTGTCAGGTAATCCATATATTGGATACCGTCGTCTTCTTTGATACCCGACTGGATCACTACGTATCGCTCGTAGTAAATAATTTGATCCAATTTTTTAGAAGAAAGGCCCAAAAGGTAACCGATTTTGTTCGGCAAACTTTTGAAGTACCAGATGTGGGCTACAGGCACCACCAATTCGATGTGGCCCATTCGCTCACGACGTACCTTCTTCTCGGTCACCTCTACACCGCAACGGTCGCAGATGATGCCCTTGTAGCGAATACGCTTATATTTTCCACAATGACATTCCCAATCTTTGGTTGGCCCGAAAATACGCTCACAGAACAAACCGCCCATTTCGGGTTTGTAGGTCCGGTAGTTGATCGTTTCCGGTTGCGTCACTTCACCAAAAGAGCTTTCCAAGATTGACTCTGGAGAAGCCAAACTGATGGTTATGCTATTGAAGTCACTGTTTATTTTTTTGTTTTTCTTTAAAGACATTTTCTATATGTTTTAAATGAAAATGATTCCAAAATTATTTCATGGTGATTTCGAGTGCCAAGCCTCTCAATTCATGCACAAGTACATTGAAAGACTCTGGGATGCTCGCTTTCGGTAGGTTTTCACCTTTCACGATCGCTTCGTAGGCCTTGGCTCTACCGATCACATCATCCGACTTCAATGTCAAGATTTCACGCAAAATGTGCGAGGCACCGAATGCTTCCAAAGCCCACACTTCCATCTCTCCAAAACGCTGTCCACCAAACTGGGCTTTACCACCCAAAGGTTGCTGCGTAATCAAAGAGTATGGCCCGATGGATCTGGCGTGCATTTTGTCGTCTACCAAGTGGCCCAATTTCAGCATGTAAATGATACCTACTGTTACTTTCTGATCGAAAGCTTCACCAGTCAAACCATTGTACAATACTGTGCGGCCAAATTCTGGCAAGCCCGCTTCGTTCAGTTCTGCTGAAACTTCATCGGCAGTGGCTCCGTCGAAAATTGGCGTAGCGTATTTTCTACCCATTTTTCTACCGGCCCAGCCCAATACGGTTTCGTACAACTGCCCGATGTTCATACGAGAAGGTACACCCAATGGGTTCAACACGATATCTACTGGCGAACCGTCTTCAAGGAAAGGCATGTCCTCATCGCGAACGATTTTGGCCACAACCCCTTTGTTACCGTGACGACCGGCCATTTTATCACCCACTTTCAGTTTACGTTTCTTGGCAATATATACTTTCGCCAATTTCACGATACCTGCGGGTAGTTCATCGCCTACTTCGAGTACGAAACGCTGACGTTTGAATTCACCGATGATTTCGCTGCGTTTGCTCAAATAGTTTTTCACCAAACGCACCACCAATTTGTTGGTATCTTCTTCTTTGGTCCATCCTTCCAAAAGGATATCGCCCAATAGATTCGACTCTTCTGGAACAGAGTATGTACTCTCATCCACGTAAGGGTTCTTCTCTGGGAACAAGTTGTTCGAAATGTTCGACTTGTTGAATTTCACACCTTTCGAGATCAGCTCATCACCGAATTTGTGCTTCACGCCATTGGTTACTTTTCCAGAAAGGATTGTCACCAATTTGTCGATCATCACTTCTTTCAAAGCCGAAAGGTTTTGGCTGTGTTTTTTCAACAAAACCTTTACCTCTTCTTTGTGTTTCGCACGATCTTCTTTATTCGGACGAGAGAACAATTTGGTGTCGATCACCACACCGCGAAGCGATGGAGACGCTTTCTTCGATGCATCTTTCACATCACCGGCTTTATCGCCAAAAATGGCACGAAGCAATTTCTCTTCTGGCGTAGGATCAGACTCTCCTTTCGGTGTAATCTTACCAATAAGGATATCGCCTTCTTTGATGTGCGTTCCTGTACGTACGATACCGTTTTCGTCCAAATTCTTCACCGCATCTTCAGACACGTTCGGAATCTCAGCCGTAAGCTCTTCTTGTCCACGTTTCGTATCACGCACTTCCAAATCAAATTCTTCGATGTGCAATGAAGTGAAGATGTCGTCGCGTACCACACGCTCCGAAATCACAATCGCATCCTCAAAGTTGTATCCTTGCCAAGGCATGAAGGCCACCATCATGTTTCGACCCAAGGCCAATTCGCCACCTTCGGTAGCGTAACCTTCCACCAAAACCTGCCCTTTCTCCACGCGGTCTCCCTTGCGAACAATGGGGTGCAAGTTGATGCAGGTATCTTGGTTGGTACGACGGAACTTGATCAGGCTATATGTTTTCTGACTTGTATTGAAATTCACCAATACGTCTTCATCGTTCCAATCGTAATTCACGATTATTTTTTTCGCGTCTACATAATCGATTGTTCCCGAACCTTCAGCTACGATCAATGTTCTGGAGTCGCGGGCAATTCGGCTTTCAAGGCCAGTTCCCACAATTGGGGCTTCTGGACGAAGCAATGGCACCGCCTGACGTTGCATGTTCGATCCCATCAATGCACGGTTGGCATCATCGTGTTCCAAGAAAGGAATGATAGAAGCCGCCACCGATACAATCTGGTTCGGAGCAATATCCATGAAGTCGATTTCGCTCGGATCTTTCAAAGGGAAGTCACCTTCGAAACGACATTTCAATGAATCTGTAGTAAACGCACCGTTTTCTTTGGTTTCGGAAGTGGCCATGGCAATGTTCTTACCGTCTTCGGCTTCGGCCGTAAGGTATTCTACTTCACCAGAAAGCTTTCCTTCCTCGATTTTCATGTAAGGTGTTTCGATGAAGCCCATCGAGTTCACCTTGGCGTATGTACAAAGTGAAGAAATCAAACCAATGTTTGGTCCTTCAGGAGTTTCGATCGTACAAAGTCTACCGTAGTGCGTATAGTGCACGTCACGCACCTCGAAACCTGCTCTTTCTCTCGAAAGACCTCCAGGCCCAAGAGCCGACATTCTACGCTTGTGGGTAATCTCAGCCAATGGGTTCGTTTGATCCATGAACTGAGAAAGCTGGTTTGTACCAAAGAAAGAGTTGATTACAGAAGAAAGCGTACGGGCATTGATCAAATCCACAGGTTTGAAATCCTCGTTATCGCGAACGTTCATTCTTTCTTTGATGGTTCTGGCCATACGGGCCAAACCTACTCCAAACTGGCTTGAAAGCTGCTCGCCCACTGTACGTACACGACGGTTGGACAAGTGATCGATGTCATCGACAACCGCTTTGGCATTGATCAAGGTGATCAAATACTTCACGATTTTGATAATATCTTCAGTAGTCAATACACGTTTATCGAGTTCTGTTTCCAAATTCAACTTGGTGTTGATTCTGTAACGCCCTACTTCGCCAAGGTCGTAACGCTTTTCAGAGAAAAACAAACCTTGGATAATTTCACGTGCAGTGGCTTCATCCGGAGCTTCGGTGTTTCGTAGCTGGCGGTAGATTTGCTCAACGGCTTCTTTTTCCGAATTCGAGCTATCCTTTTGAAGTGTATTGTAAATAATATTGTAATCGGCCATGTTGGCGTCTTCTCTGTGAAGAATCACCGATTTTTGATCCGTTTCCAAGATCAAATCGATATCGTCTTCTCCAATTACAGAGTCACGCTCCAAAATCACTTCGTTACGGTCGATCGATACCACTTCGCCGGTATCTTCGTCCACGAAGTCTTCAGTCCAAGTCTTCAAAACGCGGGCAGCCAACTTGCGGCCTATCGAGTTTTTAAGGTCTTTTTTGGTGGCCTTTATCTCTTCAGAAAGTTCGAAAAGATTCAGAATGTCTTTATCTGTTCCGAAACCAATTGAACGCAACAAAGTAGTTACCGGGAATTTCTTCTTACGGTCGATGTAGGCATACATCACATTGTTTACGTCGGTTGAAAATTCGATCCAAGATCCTTTCATCGGGATCACACGGGCCGAATACAATTTGGTTCCGTTGGTGTGCTTACTCATAGAGAAGAACACACCCGGCGATCTGTGCAACTGGGAAACGATCACACGTTCGGCTCCATTGATCACAAAAGAACCACGCTCGGTCATATACGGAATATTGCCCAAGAACACTTCTTGTTCAATAGTCTCGAAATCTTCGTGATCTTCGTCGTTACAGATCAAACGCAGTTTCGCTTTAAGCGGAACCGAGTAGGTCAATCCTCTGTCGATGCATTCATCGATTGAATACTTCGGTGGATCGATAGTGTAATCCACAAATTCCAATACAAAATTCTCCCGAGAGTCTGCAATCGGGAAATTATCCATGAACACCTTGTACAAACCTTCTGCACGACGGCTTTCGGCTGGGGTGTCGATCTGGAAAAATTCCTGAAACGATTGTAATTGAATATCCAAGAAGTCTGGATATTCTAAAGCGGGATGAATGGTGGCAAAACTCTTCCTTCCGGTGTTTGTCAAATTCAAGGCTTTAAATTTTTAAAAGTGAATAATTTAAATTTCTTGATTCACCCGTTAAATAGGGCAATTCGAAAACTCGTAGTGAAGCCAAACCTTGCCCCTGTGCAACTGTCCCACGATAAAACAGCAGTGTATCGGACAAAATTCTTTCTTTGTTTTAAGCTGGGTAGAAAAAGTACATATCTACCTAACGAAAATACAGTTGTGATGGTTTGTTTTTACACAAAATATTTATAACAGCAAAAGACTCGACCGGCTTTTGCGAACAAAAACCGGACCGAGTCTGATGTATTGCTAATAAGTAGCTTATGCCAATTCTACTTCGGCACCAGCTTCTTCCAATTGCTTTTTCAAAGCTTCTGCTTCGTCTTTGGCTACGCCTTCTTTCACAGCTTTAGGAGCTCCGTCAACTAGTTCTTTAGCTTCTTTCAAGCCAAGGCCAGCAAGGTCTTTTACCAATTTAACAACTTGAAGCTTGCTTCCACCAGCTGCTTTCAAGATTACATCGAAAGAAGTTTTTTCTTCAGCAGCAGCTGCACCACCTTCGGCTGCAGGGCCAGCCATCATTACAGCACCACCGGCTGCAGGCTCGATGCCATACTCTTCTTTAAGAATATCAGCTAGTTCATTAACTTCCTTAACTGTAAGGTTAACTAATTGTTCAGCAAACGCTTTCAAATCTGCCATTATCGTAAATTTTAAAATTGTTTAAATTTTGTTTAAAAAAATTAGGCGGCTTCTTTTTCAGACAATGTCTTAAGAATACCAGCCAGTTTGTTGCCACCGCTTTGCAATCCACCAAGAACGGTTTTCGCAGGCGATTGTAGCAAGGAGATCACTTCGCCAATAAGCTCTGTTTTCGACTTCAACTTCGCCAAAGTATCCAACTGATCGTGACCGATGAAAAGGTCTGTATCAATCGAAGCACCTTTCAATTTGATGGCGTCGTTGTTTTCTTTCAAAAAGTCTTTGATCAGTTTGGCGGCATCTTTCCCAGATTCTGGGTGGAACATGATGCCAGAAAAACCTTTCAATACAGAATCTTTGAATGGCGTGTAATCGGTGTCTAGTGTTTCTAGAGCTTTCTCGATCAAAGAGTTTTTCACAACCTTGTATTCGATACCACGCTCAAAACAAAGTCTTCTCAACTTGTTTGTTTTGGCCACGGACATGCCGCTCGCATCGGTGATATAGAAATACGGATTGTTTGCGAATTTCTCCGCCAACTCTTGAATAACTACTCCTTTTTCTTCTTTAGTCATGATTACAATCCGGTTATAGTGGTTTTGTCGATCTTGATTCCTGGGCTCATCGTGCTAGAAATAGTGATGCCTTTCATGTAAGTGCCTTTCGCAGAAGTCGGCTTCAATTTGATCAAAGTTTGGATCAACTCGTTTGCGTTTTCTGCAATTTTCTCGGCAGAGAAAGACACCTTGGCTATACCCGCGTGGATGATACCCGTTTTGTCTACTTTGAAATCGATCTTACCCGCTTTCACCTCTTTCACCGCTTTACCTACTTCAGGAGTAACCGTTCCCGCTTTCGGGTTTGGCATTAGACCACGTGGCCCCAACACTCTACCCAAACGGCCCAATTTGGCCATTACAGCAGGCATAGTGATGATCACGTCGATGTCGGTCCAACCTTTCTCGATTTTCGAGATGTAGTCGTCAAGACCCACATAGTCTGCACCAGCTTCTTTCGCTTCTTCTTCTTTATCGGGCGTACAAAGCACCAACACTTTCACCTCTTTACCTGTACCGTTAGGCAAGGCTACAACACCACGAACCATTTGGTCGGCTTTTCTTGGATCTACACCCAAACGTACGTCCACATCGACAGAAGCGTCGAATTTGGTAAAGGATATCTCCTTCAAGATACTTGCAGCTTCAGTCAAAGAATACTCTTTGGTAGCATCGAATTTCGACAAAGCCTCTTTTCTTTTTTTGCTTAATCTTGCCATAAGATTTATTTGGTAATTAACGCCACGCTAAAACGTGGCTCCCATTTGAAATTGATTTAACTTAGAAAGGTTTATCACCTTTGATTCTTAAACCCATGTTTGCTGCACTACCGGCTACCATTTTCATGGCCGATTCGATAGTAAAGCAATTCAGGTCTGGCATCTTCGTTTCAGCAATTGTCTTTACTTGGTCCCATGTTACCGAGCCCACTTTCTGACGGTTTGGCTGATCAGAACCCTTCTTCACTTTGGCAGCGTCTTTCAACAATACCGCTGTTGGAGGAGTTTTGATTACGAAATCAAATGATTTGTCTGTGTAGTAAGTTACCAACACAGGAACCACCTGACCCATCTTATCTTGAGTTCTAGCATTGAATTGCTTACAGAACTCCATGATGTTGATACCCTTAGAACCTAAGGCAGGACCAATCGGAGGTGCAGGGTTGGCTTGGCCACCCTTTGCCTGTAATTTTAAGTATCCTGCGATTTCTTTCGCCATTGTTTTAAAATTTAATTGTTGAGAAATACGAAATGACGAACCACATCCAGAATCCACAACTTAGTCACAATCAGCTGCTTCCGCATAAATGCTCATTCGTTTCTCCATAAACAAAACCCGCCTCTCAGGGGAAGCCTTCCGATTAAAAATCGGCAAGAGAACAAGCCCGTTTACGCCGCCTTTAGAGCATGCCGCCCCAAAAACGGACTGCAAAGGTACAAACTTTAGGAGAAATAACAAGGAAGGATAAAATAATTTACTGAAAATCAGCACATAAAGATTTGGGCTTCGCTTAAGCGAAAACCATAAAAAAAAGCCCGAGTCTTTTATCGACTCGGGCCTCAATATTTTTGAAAGCTTCGCAGCTCTTATTGCAGTTTCTCTACTTGCAGATAACTCAATTCTACCGGCGTGCTTCTACCGAAGATTTTCACAATCACATTCAACTTTTTCTTGTCTTCGAAAACTTCTTCCACAGAACCTTCAAAACTAGAGAATGGACCATCGATTACCTTCACAGACTCACCCACCACAAATGTAATGTTCGAGTCAATCGTTTCTTCCATAGGCTCGTTTTGCACACCCAAGAAACGGTTCACTTCCGATTGACGCAAAGGCTCGGGCTCGGTAGAAGAGTTCCCGTCTTTACGCAAGAAACCAATCACACCCGGCAAGCTTTTCACCATGTGCATCACTTCCCCGTTGTTCAAATCTGCTTGAATAAGCATATAACCAGGCAAGTAGTTTTTTTCACGGACACGCTTTTTCCCATTACGCACCTCCACGATCTTTTCAGAAGGAATCAACACCTGAGGAATAAAGTCGGTCAAGTTCTCTCTTGCCGCTTCAGTCTCAATGTAATTCTTGATTTTTTTCTCCTGCCCAGACACCGCCCGGATCACGTACCAATTCAACTCGTCCATAATATTTTTAGAAAGATTGATAGAG
Encoded proteins:
- the nusG gene encoding transcription termination/antitermination protein NusG, with protein sequence MDELNWYVIRAVSGQEKKIKNYIETEAARENLTDFIPQVLIPSEKIVEVRNGKKRVREKNYLPGYMLIQADLNNGEVMHMVKSLPGVIGFLRKDGNSSTEPEPLRQSEVNRFLGVQNEPMEETIDSNITFVVGESVKVIDGPFSSFEGSVEEVFEDKKKLNVIVKIFGRSTPVELSYLQVEKLQ
- the rplL gene encoding 50S ribosomal protein L7/L12, with the translated sequence MADLKAFAEQLVNLTVKEVNELADILKEEYGIEPAAGGAVMMAGPAAEGGAAAAEEKTSFDVILKAAGGSKLQVVKLVKDLAGLGLKEAKELVDGAPKAVKEGVAKDEAEALKKQLEEAGAEVELA
- the rpoB gene encoding DNA-directed RNA polymerase subunit beta, encoding MNLTNTGRKSFATIHPALEYPDFLDIQLQSFQEFFQIDTPAESRRAEGLYKVFMDNFPIADSRENFVLEFVDYTIDPPKYSIDECIDRGLTYSVPLKAKLRLICNDEDHEDFETIEQEVFLGNIPYMTERGSFVINGAERVIVSQLHRSPGVFFSMSKHTNGTKLYSARVIPMKGSWIEFSTDVNNVMYAYIDRKKKFPVTTLLRSIGFGTDKDILNLFELSEEIKATKKDLKNSIGRKLAARVLKTWTEDFVDEDTGEVVSIDRNEVILERDSVIGEDDIDLILETDQKSVILHREDANMADYNIIYNTLQKDSSNSEKEAVEQIYRQLRNTEAPDEATAREIIQGLFFSEKRYDLGEVGRYRINTKLNLETELDKRVLTTEDIIKIVKYLITLINAKAVVDDIDHLSNRRVRTVGEQLSSQFGVGLARMARTIKERMNVRDNEDFKPVDLINARTLSSVINSFFGTNQLSQFMDQTNPLAEITHKRRMSALGPGGLSRERAGFEVRDVHYTHYGRLCTIETPEGPNIGLISSLCTYAKVNSMGFIETPYMKIEEGKLSGEVEYLTAEAEDGKNIAMATSETKENGAFTTDSLKCRFEGDFPLKDPSEIDFMDIAPNQIVSVAASIIPFLEHDDANRALMGSNMQRQAVPLLRPEAPIVGTGLESRIARDSRTLIVAEGSGTIDYVDAKKIIVNYDWNDEDVLVNFNTSQKTYSLIKFRRTNQDTCINLHPIVRKGDRVEKGQVLVEGYATEGGELALGRNMMVAFMPWQGYNFEDAIVISERVVRDDIFTSLHIEEFDLEVRDTKRGQEELTAEIPNVSEDAVKNLDENGIVRTGTHIKEGDILIGKITPKGESDPTPEEKLLRAIFGDKAGDVKDASKKASPSLRGVVIDTKLFSRPNKEDRAKHKEEVKVLLKKHSQNLSALKEVMIDKLVTILSGKVTNGVKHKFGDELISKGVKFNKSNISNNLFPEKNPYVDESTYSVPEESNLLGDILLEGWTKEEDTNKLVVRLVKNYLSKRSEIIGEFKRQRFVLEVGDELPAGIVKLAKVYIAKKRKLKVGDKMAGRHGNKGVVAKIVRDEDMPFLEDGSPVDIVLNPLGVPSRMNIGQLYETVLGWAGRKMGRKYATPIFDGATADEVSAELNEAGLPEFGRTVLYNGLTGEAFDQKVTVGIIYMLKLGHLVDDKMHARSIGPYSLITQQPLGGKAQFGGQRFGEMEVWALEAFGASHILREILTLKSDDVIGRAKAYEAIVKGENLPKASIPESFNVLVHELRGLALEITMK
- the rplJ gene encoding 50S ribosomal protein L10, with translation MTKEEKGVVIQELAEKFANNPYFYITDASGMSVAKTNKLRRLCFERGIEYKVVKNSLIEKALETLDTDYTPFKDSVLKGFSGIMFHPESGKDAAKLIKDFLKENNDAIKLKGASIDTDLFIGHDQLDTLAKLKSKTELIGEVISLLQSPAKTVLGGLQSGGNKLAGILKTLSEKEAA
- the rplK gene encoding 50S ribosomal protein L11, which codes for MAKEIAGYLKLQAKGGQANPAPPIGPALGSKGINIMEFCKQFNARTQDKMGQVVPVLVTYYTDKSFDFVIKTPPTAVLLKDAAKVKKGSDQPNRQKVGSVTWDQVKTIAETKMPDLNCFTIESAMKMVAGSAANMGLRIKGDKPF
- the rplA gene encoding 50S ribosomal protein L1, translated to MARLSKKRKEALSKFDATKEYSLTEAASILKEISFTKFDASVDVDVRLGVDPRKADQMVRGVVALPNGTGKEVKVLVLCTPDKEEEAKEAGADYVGLDDYISKIEKGWTDIDVIITMPAVMAKLGRLGRVLGPRGLMPNPKAGTVTPEVGKAVKEVKAGKIDFKVDKTGIIHAGIAKVSFSAEKIAENANELIQTLIKLKPTSAKGTYMKGITISSTMSPGIKIDKTTITGL